One genomic region from Phragmites australis chromosome 1, lpPhrAust1.1, whole genome shotgun sequence encodes:
- the LOC133929921 gene encoding protein NETWORKED 2D-like isoform X1 → MLQRAASNAYSWWWASHIRTKQSKWLDNHLQDMEHRVKCMLLLLGEEADSFSKRAEMYYKRRPEVITQVEEVYRAYRALADRYDIMSGELHKANHTIATAFPDQVQYAMLEEEDDNIPKAFMPVDPRKIHKSTVDGLMKKKKKGEHPGLMGGGAKSNTSAPINKENAREEISRLQKAILVMQTEKEFIKSSYESGIAKYWDLEKQINDMQEQVCHFQDKFDESAVIEDDEARALMTATALKSCEDTIVNLQEQRKSSAGQATGESERVKVFREKLKTIMNQNGKSLPDPLEFPDKNTRKNHVAEMEDVYHVKKGEIEMQTVIGKIKEHFERDCNISMAEITEQIDELVNKVVDLELMVSSQTSQIDRLCQENNELENSLQSLEEENIALASGSSELNEKVEQVEEELIRVQALESSFHRDESTIRSSFIEAISRFSDISELLQSPVCEHHTGSASAHMSHEAPPVDSTEPSSNENCDMEEGLHITELHANNTESTSGDVWPDDHCDNAEAAGINESVDSTKSSSFHQSDIGQDKSSRERGSLERLCHISSDNLGGSDEQEEISKEGSSSSADGFTEDKEKVLLAEYTLLLRDYKDAKRRLTEVEKKNQECLHEIQLLREELLNSAGDGEGSCNGHQRSSRRGHRRTPSYSFVHQRRPSVSSISRLIRMSSTIQEGDPGSDKSNPNPNPSDAAAVEQGFFNFNPEDLRLPAVAEAENTSPLEEKFRRDIDTLLDENLEFWMKFSSSLQRVQEFQNKHENLQSAMRKLLKNNEDGPEKHHDPSSAKAAEKQLRALKTELQVWSEQNAMLRGELQCRFTSLCDIQEEITAALDMDSDAQVEGAQFTSYQAAKFQGEVLNMQQENNKVSDELQAGLDHVKGLQAEVEQALAKLHRSVSLSPQPPEEEQDDGHANLGRVPSKSKVPLQSFLFPAKNKKPSLLARVTPVLQKQQVEMKFLARLPR, encoded by the exons ATGCTGCAGCGGGCGGCGAGCAATGCGTATTCATGGTGGTGGGCAAGCCACATCCGCACCAAACAATCAAAATGGCTCGACAACCACCTCCAAG ATATGGAACACAGGGTTAAGTGCATGCTCTTGCTCCTTGGAGAGGAAGCTGATTCCTTTTCAAAGAGGGCAGAGATGTACTACAAGAGGCGACCGGAGGTGATCACTCAGGTGGAAGAAGTATACCGGGCATACAGGGCTCTGGCCGACCGTTATGACATCATGTCGGGGGAGCTGCACAAAGCAAACCACACCATTGCCACTGCCTTCCCTGACCAGGTTCAGTATGCGATGCTGGAAGAGGAGGATGATAACATCCCAAAAGCGTTTATGCCTGTCGATCCACGCAAAATCCACAAGTCGACCGTTGATGgattgatgaagaagaagaagaaaggagaacaTCCAGGACTGATGGGTGGAGGAGCAAAAAGCAATACCTCAGCTCCCATCAATAAGGAGAATGCACGGGAGGAGATCAGCAGACTACAGAAAGCTATACTCGTCATGCAGACTGAGAAAGAATTTATCAAAAGCTCCTATGAGAGTGGCATTGCCAAATACTGGGATCTTGAGAAgcaaataaatgacatgcaggAACAGGTTTGCCACTTCCAAGATAAGTTTGACGAAAGCGCGGTGATTGAGGATGATGAAGCCAGAGCCTTGATGACAGCAACTGCCCTTAAGTCTTGCGAAGACACTATTGTCAATCTCCAAGAACAGCGAAAGTCATCCGCTGGCCAAGCAACGGGAGAGTCAGAAAGAGTCAAGGTTTTCAGAGAGAAGCTCAAGACTATAATGAACCAAAATGGCAAATCTCTACCGGATCCTCTGGAATTTCCTGACAAAAACACGCGGAAGAACCATGTTGCTGAGATGGAGGATGTGTACCATGTCAAAAAAGGTGAAATAGAGATGCAGACAGTAATTGGCAAGATCAAGGAACACTTCGAGAGGGACTGCAACATCTCCATGGCAGAAATTACAGAGCAGATTGATGAACTTGTCAATAAAGTTGTTGACTTGGAGCTTATGGTTTCATCACAGACCTCACAGATAGATAGACTCTGTCAGGAAAACAATGAGTTGGAGAATTCTCTGCAAAGCCTGGAGGAAGAGAATATAGCGCTGGCCAGTGGATCAAGTGAATTAAATGAGAAGGTCGAGCAGGTAGAAGAGGAGCTAATCAGAGTTCAGGCTCTTGAAAGCTCCTTCCACAGAGACGAAAGCACAATCCGTTCAAGTTTCATAGAAGCAATAAGCAGATTCAGTGATATATCAGAGTTGCTGCAATCACCGGTTTGTGAGCACCACACTGGTTCTGCATCTGCACACATGTCCCATGAAGCACCACCAGTTGATTCAACAGAGCCATCATCAAACGAGAACTGTGACATGGAGGAGGGGCTTCACATTACTGAACTCCATGCTAACAACACTGAGTCAACGTCTGGTGACGTTTGGCCTGATGATCATTGTGATAATGCAGAGGCAGCAGGGATCAATGAATCTGTCGATAGCACTAAAAGCAGCAGTTTCCACCAATCAGACATTGGGCAGGACAAAAGTTCACGTGAGAGGGGTTCATTAGAACGGCTTTGTCACATTTCTTCCGATAACCTTGGAGGTTCCGATGAACAAGAAGAGATCAGCAAGGAAGGTTCATCATCTTCAGCTGATGGCTTTACTGAAGATAAGGAGAAGGTTCTCTTAGCCGAGTACACTTTGCTTCTTCGGGACTACAAGGACGCAAAGAGAAGGCTTACGGAggtcgagaaaaaaaatcaggaatGCCTGCATGAGATCCAGTTATTGCGTGAAGAACTTCTGAACTCTGCAGGAGACGGTGAGGGTTCATGCAATGGCCACCAGAGGAGCTCTCGCCGGGGGCACAGAAGGACCCCAAGCTATTCGTTTGTCCATCAGAGGAGACCAAGCGTTTCTTCCATTTCCAGGTTGATAAGGATGAGTTCGACCATCCAAGAAGGTGACCCAGGGAGTGAcaagtcaaatccaaatccaaatccgagtgatgctgctgctgttgagcaagggttttttaattttaatccaGAGGACCTGAGACTGCCTGCTGTTGCCGAGGCAGAAAACACGTCTCCTCTTGAGGAGAAGTTCAGAAGAGACATCGACACACTCTTGGATGAGAACCTGGAGTTCTGGATGAAATTCAGCTCGTCCTTGCAGCGGGTACAGGAGTTCCAGAACAAGCACGAGAACCTGCAGTCCGCAATGAGGAAGCTGCTGAAAAACAACGAGGACGGGCCGGAGAAGCATCATGACCCCTCTTCTGCCAAGGCAGCCGAGAAGCAGCTGAGGGCGCTCAAGACGGAGCTGCAGGTGTGGTCGGAACAGAACGCGATGCTGCGAGGGGAGCTGCAGTGCAGGTTCACGTCGCTGTGCGACATACAGGAGGAGATCACAGCGGCGCTGGACATGGACTCAGACGCACAGGTGGAGGGAGCTCAGTTCACTTCGTACCAGGCCGCTAAGTTCCAGGGGGAGGTCCTCAACATGCAGCAGGAGAACAACAAAGTGTCGGACGAGCTGCAGGCGGGGCTGGATCATGTCAAAGGGCTCCAGGCGGAGGTCGAGCAGGCTCTGGCGAAGCTGCACCGGAGCGTCAGCCTGTCGCCGCAACCACCCGAGGAGGAGCAGGACGACGGCCATGCCAACCTGGGGCGCGTGCCGTCCAAGTCCAAGGTGCCACTGCAGTCCTTCCTCTTCCCggcaaagaacaagaagccatCTTTGTTGGCCCGTGTCACTCCAGTGCTTCAGAAACAGCAAGTAGAGATGAAGTTTCTTGCTAGGTTGCCAAGGTAG
- the LOC133929921 gene encoding protein NETWORKED 2D-like isoform X2 produces the protein MEHRVKCMLLLLGEEADSFSKRAEMYYKRRPEVITQVEEVYRAYRALADRYDIMSGELHKANHTIATAFPDQVQYAMLEEEDDNIPKAFMPVDPRKIHKSTVDGLMKKKKKGEHPGLMGGGAKSNTSAPINKENAREEISRLQKAILVMQTEKEFIKSSYESGIAKYWDLEKQINDMQEQVCHFQDKFDESAVIEDDEARALMTATALKSCEDTIVNLQEQRKSSAGQATGESERVKVFREKLKTIMNQNGKSLPDPLEFPDKNTRKNHVAEMEDVYHVKKGEIEMQTVIGKIKEHFERDCNISMAEITEQIDELVNKVVDLELMVSSQTSQIDRLCQENNELENSLQSLEEENIALASGSSELNEKVEQVEEELIRVQALESSFHRDESTIRSSFIEAISRFSDISELLQSPVCEHHTGSASAHMSHEAPPVDSTEPSSNENCDMEEGLHITELHANNTESTSGDVWPDDHCDNAEAAGINESVDSTKSSSFHQSDIGQDKSSRERGSLERLCHISSDNLGGSDEQEEISKEGSSSSADGFTEDKEKVLLAEYTLLLRDYKDAKRRLTEVEKKNQECLHEIQLLREELLNSAGDGEGSCNGHQRSSRRGHRRTPSYSFVHQRRPSVSSISRLIRMSSTIQEGDPGSDKSNPNPNPSDAAAVEQGFFNFNPEDLRLPAVAEAENTSPLEEKFRRDIDTLLDENLEFWMKFSSSLQRVQEFQNKHENLQSAMRKLLKNNEDGPEKHHDPSSAKAAEKQLRALKTELQVWSEQNAMLRGELQCRFTSLCDIQEEITAALDMDSDAQVEGAQFTSYQAAKFQGEVLNMQQENNKVSDELQAGLDHVKGLQAEVEQALAKLHRSVSLSPQPPEEEQDDGHANLGRVPSKSKVPLQSFLFPAKNKKPSLLARVTPVLQKQQVEMKFLARLPR, from the coding sequence ATGGAACACAGGGTTAAGTGCATGCTCTTGCTCCTTGGAGAGGAAGCTGATTCCTTTTCAAAGAGGGCAGAGATGTACTACAAGAGGCGACCGGAGGTGATCACTCAGGTGGAAGAAGTATACCGGGCATACAGGGCTCTGGCCGACCGTTATGACATCATGTCGGGGGAGCTGCACAAAGCAAACCACACCATTGCCACTGCCTTCCCTGACCAGGTTCAGTATGCGATGCTGGAAGAGGAGGATGATAACATCCCAAAAGCGTTTATGCCTGTCGATCCACGCAAAATCCACAAGTCGACCGTTGATGgattgatgaagaagaagaagaaaggagaacaTCCAGGACTGATGGGTGGAGGAGCAAAAAGCAATACCTCAGCTCCCATCAATAAGGAGAATGCACGGGAGGAGATCAGCAGACTACAGAAAGCTATACTCGTCATGCAGACTGAGAAAGAATTTATCAAAAGCTCCTATGAGAGTGGCATTGCCAAATACTGGGATCTTGAGAAgcaaataaatgacatgcaggAACAGGTTTGCCACTTCCAAGATAAGTTTGACGAAAGCGCGGTGATTGAGGATGATGAAGCCAGAGCCTTGATGACAGCAACTGCCCTTAAGTCTTGCGAAGACACTATTGTCAATCTCCAAGAACAGCGAAAGTCATCCGCTGGCCAAGCAACGGGAGAGTCAGAAAGAGTCAAGGTTTTCAGAGAGAAGCTCAAGACTATAATGAACCAAAATGGCAAATCTCTACCGGATCCTCTGGAATTTCCTGACAAAAACACGCGGAAGAACCATGTTGCTGAGATGGAGGATGTGTACCATGTCAAAAAAGGTGAAATAGAGATGCAGACAGTAATTGGCAAGATCAAGGAACACTTCGAGAGGGACTGCAACATCTCCATGGCAGAAATTACAGAGCAGATTGATGAACTTGTCAATAAAGTTGTTGACTTGGAGCTTATGGTTTCATCACAGACCTCACAGATAGATAGACTCTGTCAGGAAAACAATGAGTTGGAGAATTCTCTGCAAAGCCTGGAGGAAGAGAATATAGCGCTGGCCAGTGGATCAAGTGAATTAAATGAGAAGGTCGAGCAGGTAGAAGAGGAGCTAATCAGAGTTCAGGCTCTTGAAAGCTCCTTCCACAGAGACGAAAGCACAATCCGTTCAAGTTTCATAGAAGCAATAAGCAGATTCAGTGATATATCAGAGTTGCTGCAATCACCGGTTTGTGAGCACCACACTGGTTCTGCATCTGCACACATGTCCCATGAAGCACCACCAGTTGATTCAACAGAGCCATCATCAAACGAGAACTGTGACATGGAGGAGGGGCTTCACATTACTGAACTCCATGCTAACAACACTGAGTCAACGTCTGGTGACGTTTGGCCTGATGATCATTGTGATAATGCAGAGGCAGCAGGGATCAATGAATCTGTCGATAGCACTAAAAGCAGCAGTTTCCACCAATCAGACATTGGGCAGGACAAAAGTTCACGTGAGAGGGGTTCATTAGAACGGCTTTGTCACATTTCTTCCGATAACCTTGGAGGTTCCGATGAACAAGAAGAGATCAGCAAGGAAGGTTCATCATCTTCAGCTGATGGCTTTACTGAAGATAAGGAGAAGGTTCTCTTAGCCGAGTACACTTTGCTTCTTCGGGACTACAAGGACGCAAAGAGAAGGCTTACGGAggtcgagaaaaaaaatcaggaatGCCTGCATGAGATCCAGTTATTGCGTGAAGAACTTCTGAACTCTGCAGGAGACGGTGAGGGTTCATGCAATGGCCACCAGAGGAGCTCTCGCCGGGGGCACAGAAGGACCCCAAGCTATTCGTTTGTCCATCAGAGGAGACCAAGCGTTTCTTCCATTTCCAGGTTGATAAGGATGAGTTCGACCATCCAAGAAGGTGACCCAGGGAGTGAcaagtcaaatccaaatccaaatccgagtgatgctgctgctgttgagcaagggttttttaattttaatccaGAGGACCTGAGACTGCCTGCTGTTGCCGAGGCAGAAAACACGTCTCCTCTTGAGGAGAAGTTCAGAAGAGACATCGACACACTCTTGGATGAGAACCTGGAGTTCTGGATGAAATTCAGCTCGTCCTTGCAGCGGGTACAGGAGTTCCAGAACAAGCACGAGAACCTGCAGTCCGCAATGAGGAAGCTGCTGAAAAACAACGAGGACGGGCCGGAGAAGCATCATGACCCCTCTTCTGCCAAGGCAGCCGAGAAGCAGCTGAGGGCGCTCAAGACGGAGCTGCAGGTGTGGTCGGAACAGAACGCGATGCTGCGAGGGGAGCTGCAGTGCAGGTTCACGTCGCTGTGCGACATACAGGAGGAGATCACAGCGGCGCTGGACATGGACTCAGACGCACAGGTGGAGGGAGCTCAGTTCACTTCGTACCAGGCCGCTAAGTTCCAGGGGGAGGTCCTCAACATGCAGCAGGAGAACAACAAAGTGTCGGACGAGCTGCAGGCGGGGCTGGATCATGTCAAAGGGCTCCAGGCGGAGGTCGAGCAGGCTCTGGCGAAGCTGCACCGGAGCGTCAGCCTGTCGCCGCAACCACCCGAGGAGGAGCAGGACGACGGCCATGCCAACCTGGGGCGCGTGCCGTCCAAGTCCAAGGTGCCACTGCAGTCCTTCCTCTTCCCggcaaagaacaagaagccatCTTTGTTGGCCCGTGTCACTCCAGTGCTTCAGAAACAGCAAGTAGAGATGAAGTTTCTTGCTAGGTTGCCAAGGTAG
- the LOC133929945 gene encoding 2-methoxy-6-polyprenyl-1,4-benzoquinol methylase, mitochondrial-like isoform X1 has protein sequence MMRLVEVGIQRSAGHTLAHLDPAAGADADSDASPAVAVAVAVVDALLISSAAILVVAVAHRRIRRGEHGKGRRPPHFSTFLLPGVLSPHSSMSLGRSGGGGSRRRRAGEERRWDAGERRRRRLGRGGDQGMGRRAGEVGGSGAEGRGDGRPSGRGFLSSRDRDRDRDSSLRREASTDPLRRLAALFPLAIFGGRRASTRGRIQGIGMALRAARKLASCSRQRRLLLLLPSPAPNMPAAFLHSHATSFGYKQVREEEKSRLVGNVFSSVASSYDLMSIGLHRLWKDRLISKLNPFPGMKHLDVAGGTGDVAFRVLERIKSVSHRAMQGTLTDVEEDTHIYVCDINPNMLNVGKKRAAERGYREEHCLSWIQGDAEALSFEDGSMDGYTIAFGIRNVTHIEKALSEAYRVLKRGGRFLCLELSHVDVPLFKEIYDVYSFSVIPAMGELVAGDRQSYQYLVESVRRFPNQEKFAQMIQDAGFERVEYENLVGGVVAVHSGLKM, from the exons ATGATGCGATTGGTTGAGGTGGGGATCCAGCGGAGCGCAGGCCACACCCTCGCTCACCTCGACCCCGCGGCCGGCGCGGACGCTGACTCCGACGCTTCTCCGGCGGTGGCAGTCGCTGTGGCAGTGGTGGACGCCCTCCTCATCTCCTCGGCCGCCATCCTCGTCGTCGCGGTGGCTCATCGACGCATACGACGTGGGGAGCACGGCAAGGGGCGTCGGCCTCCCCACTTCTCCAccttcctcctccccggcgTCCTCTCGCCCCACTCGTCGATGTCGCTTGGGAGGAGCGGAGGGGGCGGGAGTCGACGGCGGAGGGCCGGGGAGGAGCGGAGGTGGGATGCCGGGGaacggaggaggcggcggctcgGGCGCGGAGGGGACCAGGGAATGGGGAGGCGAGCCGGTGAAGTCGGCGGCTCGGGCgcagaggggaggggagacGGAAGGCCGAGCGGACGGGGCTtcttaagtagtagagatagagatagagatagagattcTTCTCTGAGACGAGAGGCGTCGACCGATCCACTCCGACGACTCGCCGCCCTCTTCCCCCTCGCGATATTCGGAGGAAGAAGGGCCTCGACAAGAGGGAGGATTCAGGGGATCGGAATGGCTCTGCGGGCCGCAAGGAAGCTGGCGTCTTGTAGCCGCCAAcgacgcctcctcctcctgctgcccTCCCCGGCCCCCAACATGCCGGCAGCCTTCCTCCACTCCCACGCCACCAGCTTCG GGTACAAGCAAGTGCGTGAAGAGGAAAAGAGCAGATTGGTTGGCAACGTTTTCAGCAGCGTCGCCTCCAGCTACGATCTCATGAGCATCGGCCTGCATAGGTTGTGGAAGGACAG GCTCATTTCGAAGTTGAATCCCTTTCCGGGGATGAAGCATCTCGACGTGGCTGGTGGAACAG GAGATGTTGCTTTTCGTGTACTGGAAAGAATTAAGAGCGTGAGCCACAGAGCTATGCAGGGTACTCTTACTGATGTTGAAGAAGACACTCACATATATGTTTGTGACATTAATCCAAatatgctaaatgttggaaagAAGCGTGCTGCAGAAAGAG GCTACAGAGAAGAGCATTGTCTTAGTTGGATACAAGGAGATGCAGAAGCTCTGAGTTTCGAGGATGGATCTATGGATGGCTATACTATCGCATTTGGGATCAGAAATGTGACACACATTGAGAAAGCTCTATCAGAAGCTTACAG AGTTCTAAAGAGAGGGGGAAGGTTCCTATGCTTGGAGTTGAGTCATGTGGATGTTCCGCTTTTTAAAGAAAT TTACGATGTTTATTCATTTTCTGTGATTCCGGCTATGGGAGAGCTAGTTGCTGGTGATCGACAGTCGTACCAATACTTGGTTGAGAGTGTTCGTCGGTTTCCAAATCAG GAAAAGTTCGCACAAATGATCCAGGACGCCGGATTTGAGAGAGTAGAATATGAAAATCTCGTTGGCGGTGTAGTTGCCGTTCACTCTGGGCTGAAAATGTAG
- the LOC133929945 gene encoding 2-methoxy-6-polyprenyl-1,4-benzoquinol methylase, mitochondrial-like isoform X2 — MMRLVEVGIQRSAGHTLAHLDPAAGADADSDASPAVAVAVAVVDALLISSAAILVVAVAHRRIRRGEHGKGRRPPHFSTFLLPGVLSPHSSMSLGRSGGGGSRRRRAGEERRWDAGERRRRRLGRGGDQGMGRRAGEVGGSGAEGRGDGRPSGRGFLSSRDRDRDRDSSLRREASTDPLRRLAALFPLAIFGGRRASTRGRIQGIGMALRAARKLASCSRQRRLLLLLPSPAPNMPAAFLHSHATSFGYKQVREEEKSRLVGNVFSSVASSYDLMSIGLHRLWKDRLISKLNPFPGMKHLDVAGGTGDVAFRVLERIKSVSHRAMQGTLTDVEEDTHIYVCDINPNMLNVGKKRAAERGYREEHCLSWIQGDAEALSFEDGSMDGYTIAFGIRNVTHIEKALSEAYRVLKRGGRFLCLELSHVDVPLFKEMKSSHK, encoded by the exons ATGATGCGATTGGTTGAGGTGGGGATCCAGCGGAGCGCAGGCCACACCCTCGCTCACCTCGACCCCGCGGCCGGCGCGGACGCTGACTCCGACGCTTCTCCGGCGGTGGCAGTCGCTGTGGCAGTGGTGGACGCCCTCCTCATCTCCTCGGCCGCCATCCTCGTCGTCGCGGTGGCTCATCGACGCATACGACGTGGGGAGCACGGCAAGGGGCGTCGGCCTCCCCACTTCTCCAccttcctcctccccggcgTCCTCTCGCCCCACTCGTCGATGTCGCTTGGGAGGAGCGGAGGGGGCGGGAGTCGACGGCGGAGGGCCGGGGAGGAGCGGAGGTGGGATGCCGGGGaacggaggaggcggcggctcgGGCGCGGAGGGGACCAGGGAATGGGGAGGCGAGCCGGTGAAGTCGGCGGCTCGGGCgcagaggggaggggagacGGAAGGCCGAGCGGACGGGGCTtcttaagtagtagagatagagatagagatagagattcTTCTCTGAGACGAGAGGCGTCGACCGATCCACTCCGACGACTCGCCGCCCTCTTCCCCCTCGCGATATTCGGAGGAAGAAGGGCCTCGACAAGAGGGAGGATTCAGGGGATCGGAATGGCTCTGCGGGCCGCAAGGAAGCTGGCGTCTTGTAGCCGCCAAcgacgcctcctcctcctgctgcccTCCCCGGCCCCCAACATGCCGGCAGCCTTCCTCCACTCCCACGCCACCAGCTTCG GGTACAAGCAAGTGCGTGAAGAGGAAAAGAGCAGATTGGTTGGCAACGTTTTCAGCAGCGTCGCCTCCAGCTACGATCTCATGAGCATCGGCCTGCATAGGTTGTGGAAGGACAG GCTCATTTCGAAGTTGAATCCCTTTCCGGGGATGAAGCATCTCGACGTGGCTGGTGGAACAG GAGATGTTGCTTTTCGTGTACTGGAAAGAATTAAGAGCGTGAGCCACAGAGCTATGCAGGGTACTCTTACTGATGTTGAAGAAGACACTCACATATATGTTTGTGACATTAATCCAAatatgctaaatgttggaaagAAGCGTGCTGCAGAAAGAG GCTACAGAGAAGAGCATTGTCTTAGTTGGATACAAGGAGATGCAGAAGCTCTGAGTTTCGAGGATGGATCTATGGATGGCTATACTATCGCATTTGGGATCAGAAATGTGACACACATTGAGAAAGCTCTATCAGAAGCTTACAG AGTTCTAAAGAGAGGGGGAAGGTTCCTATGCTTGGAGTTGAGTCATGTGGATGTTCCGCTTTTTAAAGAAAT GAAAAGTTCGCACAAATGA
- the LOC133930036 gene encoding GATA transcription factor 16-like codes for MEMEMEMDPISPSLDETTASGGEAKACADCHTTKTPLWRGGPEGPKSLCNACGIRYRKRRRQALGLDTNADPQEQQHKKKAAATSSSSTSTNKDKDKEEVTVELRVVGFGKEVVLKQRRQMRRKKCLSEEERAAILLMALSSGVIYAS; via the exons atggagatggagatggagatggatcCCATTTCCCCCTCGCTCGATGAAACCACTGCCTCCGGCGGCGAGGCCAAGGCCTGCGCCGACTGCCACACCACAAAAACTCCCCTCTGGCGCGGAGGACCCGAGGGACCCAAG TCCCTCTGCAACGCCTGCGGCATCCGCTACCGCAAGAGGAGGAGACAGGCGCTCGGCCTCGACACCAACGCCGACCCCCAGGAGCagcagcacaagaagaaggccgccgccaccagcagcagcagcaccagcaccaACAAGGACAAGGACAAGGAGGAAGTCACCGTAGAGCTCCGCGTTGTGGGCTTCGGCAAGGAGGTGGTGCTCAAGCAGCGCCGCCAGATGCGCCGGAAAAAGTGCCTCAGCGAGGAGGAGAGGGCGGCCATCCTCCTCATGGCGCTATCCTCCGGCGTCATCTACGCCTCCTGA